One genomic window of Nicotiana sylvestris chromosome 10, ASM39365v2, whole genome shotgun sequence includes the following:
- the LOC104234991 gene encoding conserved oligomeric Golgi complex subunit 7, which yields MMVDLSSFSDEKFDPKKWINEVFQSRHPQDPVDKHLVDLEMKLQMVSEEIAASLEEQSAAALLRVPRTTRDVSRLRDDALTLRSALSAILLKLKKAEGSSAESVATLAKVDAVKRRMEAAYETLQDAAGLTQLSSTVEDVFASGDLPRAAETLANMSHCLAAVGEVAEFANIRRQLEVLEDRLDSMVQPRLTDALSNRKVDVAQEMRAILLRIGRFKSLELHYTKVHIKPIKRLWEDFDLRQQANKVANEKSETERLSNAQDFHSSMISFSSWLPNFYDELLLYLEQEWKWCMLAFPEEFRTLVPNLLIETMSAIGMSFASQINLATGDAVPETKALAKGIIDISNGDLPKGAKIQTKHLEALIELQSTTGSFARNIQHLFSDADPQVLSDALKAVFLPYESFKRRYGQMERAVLSGEIAGLDLRGAAVTLAGVQGVELSETVRRMEESIPHVILLLEAAVERCINFTGGFEVDELILVLDDVMLQYISTLQENLKSLRAVCGLDMDAISTKKDSAERREAAPNARKVDFTSSEEEWSFVQGALQILTVADCLTSRSSVFEASLKATLARLSTSLAFSVFGSSVDQNQPDIVNDDGSGQLSVARRAVLDVAAVSLLDTPEKARKLLNLLEQSKDPRFHALPVASQRVTAFTDAVNELVYDVLISKVRQQFIDLSRLPIWSSVEEHSARPLPTFSAYPQSYVTGVGEYLLTLPQQLEPLVENISNSDPNADEAQYFATEWMFKVAEGATALYMEQLRGIQYITDRGAQQLSVDIEYLSNVLSALSMPIPTVLATFQTCFSTPKNQLKDLIKTDSGNQLDLPTANLVCKMRRISLE from the exons ATGATGGTGGATCTGAGTTCCTTCTCCGACGAGAAATTCGACCCGAAAAAATGGATAAACGAAGTGTTTCAGTCACGGCATCCACAGGATCCAGTGGACAAACACCTAGTGGATCTGGAAATGAAGCTTCAGATGGTTTCCGAAGAGATCGCCGCTTCCCTTGAGGAGCAAAGCGCCGCCGCACTCCTCCGTGTTCCCCGCACCACTCGCGATGTCAGCCGCCTCCGTGATGATGCTCTCACCCTTCGCTCCGCTCTCTCCGCCATCCTCCTCAAGCTTAAAAAG GCTGAGGGATCATCTGCTGAATCTGTAGCTACACTTGCAAAAGTTGATGCTGTCAAGCGCAGAATGGAAGCTGCATATGAGACTTTGCAG GATGCTGCTGGTTTAACTCAACTAAGCTCAACAGTGGAGGATGTATTTGCCAGTGGTGATCTTCCTCGAGCTGCAGAAACTCTGGCTAATATGAGTCACTGCTTGGCTGCCGTTGGAGAG GTTGCGGAATTTGCTAATATTAGGAGGCAGCTTGAAGTTCTAGAAGATAGACTAGACTCAATGGTCCAACCTCGACTAACAGATGCTCTAAGCAATCGAAAG GTTGATGTTGCCCAAGAAATGCGTGCTATTCTACTGAGAATTGGGAGATTCAAGTCCTTAGAGCTGCACTACACCAAGGTCCACATCAAGCCAATAAAGCGGCTTTGGGAAGATTTTGACTTGAGGCAGCAGGCTAATAAAGTTGCAAATGAGAAAAGTGAAACAGAAAGACTATCAAATGCTCAGGATTTTCATTCATCCATGATATCATTCTCAAGTTGGCTGCCTAATTTCTACGATGAATTGTTGCTTTATCTTGAACAGGAGTGGAAGTG GTGTATGCTTGCCTTTCCAGAAGAATTCAGAACTCTTGTACCAAACCTACTAATTGAAACAATGTCAGCTATTGGTATGAGCTTTGCATCACAGATTAACCTTGCCACTGGGGATGCTGTGCCAGAGACAAAAGCCTTGGCTAAAG GTATAATCGATATCTCAAATGGAGATTTGCCAAAAGGTGCCAAGATTCAGACTAAACATTTGGAGGCCCTAATTGAACTTCAGAGTACAACAGGGAGCTTTGCTAGGAACATTCAACACCTGTTTTCAGACGCTGATCCACAAGTTCTGTCGGATGCTCTGAAGGCAGTCTTCCTTCCTTATGAATCTTTCAAACGGCG ATATGGACAAATGGAGCGTGCAGTTCTCTCTGGTGAGATTGCAGGCCTTGATCTCAGAGGAGCTGCTGTTACTCTTGCGGGAGTCCAGGGAGTTGAACTTAGTGAAACTGTACGAAGGATGGAAGAGTCAATTCCACACGTCATTTTGCTTCTTGAAGCAGCAGTTGAAAGATGCATCAACTTTACTGGTGGTTTTGAGGTGGATGAGCTAATTCTTGTGCTGGATGATGTTATGCTACAATACATTTCCACTTTGCAGGAGAACCTAAAATCATTGAGAGCTGTTTGTGGACTTGATATGGATGCTATTAGTACAAAGAAAGACTCAGCAGAAAGAAGGGAAGCAGCTCCAAATGCACGTAAAGTTGACTTCACATCAAGTGAGGAGGAATGGTCATTTGTTCAAGGTGCACTGCAGATCCTCACCGTTGCTGATTGTTTAACCAGTAGATCTTCAGTCTTTGAAGCTTCCCTCAAGGCTACTCTTGCTAGGTTGAGTACAAGTCTCGCTTTCTCAGTTTTTGGGTCAAGTGTTGATCAGAACCAACCAGATATAGTCAATGATGATGGAAGTGGGCAATTATCTGTTGCTCGAAGGGCGGTCTTGGATGTGGCAGCTGTGAGTCTATTGGATACTCCTGAGAAGGCTCGGAAGCTTCTTAATTTGTTGGAGCAG TCTAAAGATCCCAGGTTCCATGCACTTCCAGTAGCATCACAACGAGTTACGGCTTTCACAGACGCAGTCAATGAGCTTGTTTATGATGTTCTCATATCAAAAGTACGGCAGCAGTTCATTGATCTGTCACGCCTGCCCATATGGTCATCGGTTGAAGAACATAGTGCTCGGCCCCTTCCAACCTTCAGTGCATACCCCCAGTCTTATGTGACTGGTGTTGGTGAATATCTCCTTACTTTACCCCAACAGCTAGAGCCACTTGTAGAGAATATTTCCAACAGTGATCCCAATGCTGATGAGGCCCAGTACTTTGCAACTGAATGGATGTTTAAG GTTGCTGAAGGTGCCACCGCACTTTACATGGAACAGCTTCGAGGGATCCAGTATATAACAGATCGTGGAGCACAGCAGCTTTCTGTCGATATAGAGTATCTAAGCAATGTACTTTCAGCTCTATCAATGCCAATTCCTACAGTTCTTGCCACATTCCAGACATGTTTTTCAACACCTAAAAATCAGCTCAAGGATCTAATAAAAACAGATTCAGGGAATCAGCTTGATCTTCCTACTGCTAATCTTGTCTGCAAGATGCGTCGTATCAGTTTAGAATAA